One Akkermansiaceae bacterium genomic region harbors:
- a CDS encoding tyrosine-type recombinase/integrase, with amino-acid sequence MSGHSGISNLIGMRGRKKGGLPSVPAGTYPDPTTLPARAAAFLEHLAMRSYSLASIDAHRWAFTGFLDWARTQGHHSPTDFTRSILESYQLHLHNYCSPRTGKPLVVNTQIARLGCIRRLFAWLCRTGAIPANPAADLDLPRKQTRQLPKSLSPEEIDRLLARPNTTDPFGLRDRTILELFYATGIRRTEMTNLDHGDYDTTARTLLIRRGKGGKSRLLPVGERAAVWLDRYLAESRPQFAHLPSETSMFLSGYGTRITPAYLGTWVAGQMKLAGITTKGSCHLFRHSCATAMHIGGADIRYVQEMLGHSRMETTQIYTHVHIAALAEVHARCHPHGRMPSIERVPGAESPEEPAEESSPGKDSPSHPLPNSLVKNREMLEVCPSKQPALARPSNRPGNSSDDDLDPPSSPAPAKPAPSPPPSGKPSKNYSPNHLGGLSTSTRHDHLNYYGYRYYDANVGRWINRDPVGERGGMNLYGFIKNMPTMAFDVLGYQIRFPETPPINDKPVDLPELPIDPDALPDIPDFEEDPDGVLYPDKPKPEPSQEGNGKGRYVCRRIDRWEDGRRPRSASWKASSIQRYHNNSRCPDCHDMISARCTYDCRLATSQNGRPPDATIIKLNIEYCILEGAKKDLDGYMEYTCPKTIGINLHIHGEHGWDSPDLDPIQNPDPDGSPFVTEIYPNVLDHLNLK; translated from the coding sequence ATGTCAGGCCATTCTGGAATCTCCAATCTCATCGGTATGCGCGGCAGGAAAAAGGGCGGGCTTCCGTCTGTTCCCGCCGGCACATACCCGGATCCTACCACCCTGCCCGCCCGGGCTGCCGCGTTTCTTGAGCACCTCGCCATGCGCAGTTACTCACTAGCCTCCATCGATGCCCACCGCTGGGCGTTCACAGGTTTTCTGGACTGGGCGCGGACACAGGGACACCACTCACCCACGGATTTCACCCGGTCCATCCTGGAGTCCTACCAACTGCACCTGCACAACTACTGCTCCCCGCGCACCGGCAAGCCCTTGGTTGTGAATACCCAGATCGCCCGTCTCGGCTGCATCCGTCGTCTGTTCGCCTGGCTCTGCCGTACCGGTGCCATCCCCGCCAACCCGGCCGCCGATCTCGATCTGCCCCGCAAACAAACCCGCCAACTTCCGAAGTCACTCAGTCCGGAGGAAATTGACCGGCTGCTGGCCCGCCCAAATACCACAGACCCCTTCGGCCTGCGCGACCGAACCATCCTCGAGCTTTTTTACGCCACCGGAATCCGCCGCACAGAGATGACCAATCTCGATCACGGCGACTATGACACCACCGCCCGCACCCTGCTGATCCGCCGTGGCAAAGGGGGCAAGAGCCGGCTCCTGCCCGTGGGAGAACGCGCCGCCGTCTGGCTGGACCGCTACCTGGCGGAATCCCGCCCGCAGTTCGCCCACCTGCCATCTGAAACCTCCATGTTCCTGAGCGGTTACGGAACCCGGATCACACCCGCCTACCTCGGCACCTGGGTCGCCGGACAGATGAAACTCGCGGGAATCACCACCAAGGGCTCCTGTCACCTGTTCCGCCACTCCTGCGCCACCGCGATGCACATCGGCGGAGCCGACATCCGCTACGTCCAGGAAATGCTCGGACACTCCCGTATGGAAACCACGCAGATATACACCCACGTGCACATCGCCGCCCTTGCCGAAGTCCATGCCCGCTGCCACCCGCACGGGCGCATGCCCTCCATCGAGCGCGTGCCCGGGGCCGAATCCCCGGAAGAACCGGCTGAGGAATCCAGCCCGGGGAAAGATTCCCCTTCACATCCCCTCCCGAATTCGTTAGTTAAGAACAGAGAAATGCTCGAAGTCTGTCCATCCAAACAACCGGCCCTGGCAAGGCCGTCAAATCGTCCCGGGAATTCTTCCGATGACGATCTGGACCCGCCTTCTTCCCCGGCTCCCGCCAAACCAGCCCCTTCTCCCCCACCGTCTGGAAAACCATCTAAGAACTACAGCCCCAATCATTTAGGCGGTCTTTCAACCTCCACTAGACACGACCATCTTAATTACTACGGATACAGATACTATGATGCGAACGTAGGGCGGTGGATCAATCGCGACCCGGTTGGGGAACGTGGTGGGATGAACCTATACGGATTCATCAAAAATATGCCGACTATGGCATTTGATGTTTTAGGTTATCAAATCAGGTTTCCTGAGACTCCTCCAATAAATGACAAGCCTGTTGATCTGCCTGAACTCCCAATCGACCCTGATGCTTTACCTGATATTCCCGATTTTGAAGAAGATCCAGACGGAGTTTTGTATCCCGACAAGCCTAAGCCTGAACCAAGTCAAGAGGGTAATGGGAAGGGGCGTTATGTCTGTCGACGAATTGATAGGTGGGAAGATGGTCGTCGTCCTCGCTCTGCTTCTTGGAAGGCATCTTCCATTCAGCGATATCATAACAATTCAAGATGCCCTGATTGTCATGATATGATTAGTGCTAGGTGTACCTATGACTGCCGTCTTGCCACATCTCAAAATGGCAGACCTCCAGACGCTACAATAATAAAGCTGAATATAGAATATTGCATTCTAGAGGGAGCTAAAAAAGATTTGGATGGGTATATGGAATACACTTGCCCTAAAACTATTGGTATTAATCTACACATTCATGGAGAGCATGGCTGGGATTCTCCAGATTTGGATCCTATACAGAATCCTGATCCTGATGGTTCACCTTTCGTCACTGAAATCTATCCTAACGTTCTTGATCATCTGAATTTAAAATGA